AACAGTTTTCTGccagtgaaaatattttctttcaggaatTGGCTAAAAGCTGTTTTCATAAAAACTTCCCTGTGTGAATTGAGCCTATAATTATCTTGCTCTTTCTTAGGATTTCTGCAGCGCTTATGCACACCTAAAGCGTGCCAATTCACACTTGGTTCTGGGGTCTATAGTAAAGTCACAGAAACATGACTCCTGTCACGAATGCAAGCTAGGAAGTGGTCCCTAAAGCAGGGAATGTGTCTCGAATGCCTCTTCAGTCCTCGTACAGTGTGTAATACAGTGCTGCTTCCACAGCGTTGAGCAGCAGTCCTTAAGAGGGTGGTAGAGTGTAGAATTTGATCTTTGCAGCCCTGAGTTTCAATCCTGACTCTATAACCTATAAGCAGTATAAGAAAGGTACCCAAACTGTCTGTCTCATTTGTCCAGTGGGGACACTACCCATTTTAcagggtgtgatggttaatttcaggTGTCAATGTGACTGCCTCAAGGAATACGTCAGGAACTGGTAAAGCATCGTTTCTGGGTGAGCCTGCACATGTATTCCCGGGAAGATTGGCGTGGGCTGGTGGACGAAATGGGGAAGATGCCCTCAATAGAGACAGGCCCCATCCAGTTCTCTGAGGGCCCAGATAGAGGAAACAGGGCAGAGGAAAGGcactttcctccctttctctcctggagctgagacccttcttttcctgcccttggacatcagaacttcAGGCTCTTTTTATACTGAGAATTACACCATCCACTTCCCTAGTTCTGAGGTTTTTGGGTGTGGACTGAGTCACACTCCTGGCATCCCAGGGgctccagcttgcagatagcctGCCCTGAGACTTTTCACCCCctaattcccctaataaatcccctctcatCTATCTTTGCTGATCACCTGTTGGTGTCTCTCTAGAGCCCTGATTAATCCACAGGGGTAATGTGAGGGAGAAATGAGGACGTGCTTGGGGAGCATTTCACACCCTGCCTGACACATGCCCAGGTCCAATGGGCTGCAGCTGCAGTTATTCTAGAACTTAGCATCAGTGTTCAAAACAGCAGAAGGCCTTCCCTCTGGTACCCAGCCATGGTGTTGAGCTTCTCCTgtcatttttcaattccagagTGTTTTTGAGAGCAATTCTATGTCCCGTGTATCACTGACGTGGGGCCAAAAACAATCCGTACGCATGGGGATCTGAAGCTGGGAATGACCAACGGGTCAGAAAGTTCTTAGGAGTCAGGAGCAGAGGAAGCTGCATGGTCAAAGGGAATCGATGTGAGCCTTCCTGCCATGTGTCCTATTTCCTGTGGTCTAATGAGACAGAGACATATGTATGTAGACATCATCTCATGCTGAGCTCTTTAGTATGTGCAAGGTGTTTTCAAATTTTCCCACCAACTGTCTTTGACAGCTGAGAATCTCCAGATCACCTGTTGTTCATGACTGTTGTCAAGGGGATACTTTAGGGACACAGGAAGATTTGCCTAAAAACATCAGGAagctttgatatttattattttattataaaagccAACTACAGCTTTGCTGTTATATTACTTCGGGTCTTTACTCATCCCACTGTTTATTTTAAGCCTCGGCTTGTGGGTAGTTGGAGAAGGAGGGAAAATATTTAACACTCTTATTAACTAATTTAACTGTGTATTTAACAGTTAAATTGTGTATGTAGAATCAAGAAAGACTTAAAGGAAGATGCAGTATTTGTGAATGCTCCAAcaaattaaaagattatttaaattattgttttctgaTTAAACCActtattttctataatgaattAAAACAGtttgtgaaaataaattcagTGACATTTTTGCATCTATAATTTCAAAATCATAGTAACTTTTCAAAGCCAAAAATTCCTGAAACACAAGTCTGCCAATCATCACAATAAAACATGAAGCCCCAGTGAAAGAGCTAGTCAGGATGGGTTCCCAACAAATAGCAGTTGAAGCTCCAACTGCCATGAAGTGATGAAACAAACCCGGTGTAAGAGccatggataatttttttaaatgccgaAAGAATCATCACAGACTGTTTTGGGTTGTAGAGCTTGAATGGAAATACGGCATTAAAATAAGGTGCCCAAAATGAATTCTtgagtataattttaaaacacactgCAATGTTGCTCCATAATATTCATCATTCATCAAACCCAAAAGTGACCACTGACAAGATTcagtttatttcagtttttatgctGTCATTATGGAAAAAAACTACAGCAGGGAGTTCACCAATTTCCCTTTGGAAAGAGATATACAACCACAGCCAACAGGCTTTCCTAAAAGACAGCAGGAGCTTTTCATTCTGGCTTGTTTCCCATCTGTAACATACAGATATTTATTGTTCAGGGTCAATACAGCCTTGCAAATAAATAGGCTTTGAGTTATACCAAGTATGCTCATCCTTATATGGTATTTccatataagaaatacaaaagaaatacacCACAAAATGATGGTGTTCAGGACATGGGGCAATGCTCTGTTTCTGCATCCTAGGTTTCATAGGATTCCATAGGAGACAGCTACAAGTTCAACATGCAAAGCTCTGAAATCCCTTCCTAAGCTAATGAAGTGAAGCCCTGACCGCACCAAGGAAAGGATGAAACACAACTCATTTGTTGTTTCTCACATGATGCTACCATCTCTTCTAAGTCACCAttaattttaacatctttaaagATATAAGAACAATCTGTGTAACAAATGAAAACTGCCTGTAAAGTTAGTGCTTTACATCTCAAAAGCTTATTACATGGaaattcatattttcataatCACATAAAAGTTTAACATGTTATTCATAATAAGATTACAGGACCTGAGTTATTCTGTCTGTGTAATTATTAACAACTGGAAATTAAATCGTGATAATTTTgtactcttttcttcttaaaataagaatttcctttcttcttttgcctGAGAACCATGCTTGAACAATACTAACGACTTACCTtctaaaacaaatgtttatatataatatataaatataaatatgttttatatatgtatttatacataaaatgtatatttatatataaatatctctatatattctacataaaaacgtaaaaatacatataaatatataaatatgtatagtaGGTTCTAGTATATATAGAAAAGACCTATGTACTTtgaacatgtgtatatatatctatatatatttatatattatataaatatataattcatatttctatatttgtatttatatattttatataaatatatataatctatatagttttgtatatagtaaatatagttgtatattattttatttacatatatttaaatatgttttgtacAGTAAATTCTACTATATATAGAAAAGACTTGTGTATTTCTAATGTATGGAAATGTGAAATGTACTTTTTGTCTCCTCAGTCgcaaaaataaaaaggctttttTCAAGTGGATAGATTTTGCTCTACTTTGAATTTTTCTGAATCATATTAGATTGTAGGGAGGGGACACTGAAAGGAAAGAGGTTGGAGATGATTCTTCCATCGGTTTCTATAAACGAAAAGGTATTTTAACAATGAAACCTAAGTAGGTAGAATCCAGTTCTTGGTACTTGGTGTATGTGCTAGCAAGATTGCATGAAGAAACAAACGTTACAAGAAGCGGAGTCATCCCGTGAAGGGGAAACTTTTCTCCAATGCTCAGCCGTGACGCAATCCTTATCCTCCTGTCTGGCTAACTGTGACATGTCCCTTTGACCTCAACCCCGCGGGaccccacttccctccctccccacataccacccatttcttccttctttcctttctccctccccccccctcctcttcctccctccctccctccctccccacaccccacctcttcctccctccctccctccccacacactacctcttcctccctccctccctcccctcagaccaccacttcctccctccctcccctcacaccacttctccctccctccctccccacaccccacctcttcccccctccttccctccctccccaccatcaGAGAACACGGAGTCACTGAGATCAATTTGCAACACATTCATTTTATTGTCTTCACCAGGGGCCACCGTGCTGGTGAGATCTCTGAGGTCTGGCGACTGGAACTGAACTTAGTCGCTGCTCAGGGAGATGGGGGAGTCGCTGGCCGCCCCCTCACTCAGTGGCTCCTCCAGCTGGCTCTCCTGGCTCAGGGGGTCGTCCTGGGTCCCCTCGCTCACTGGCTCCTCGGGGGGCAGCTCGTGCTGAGGGAGCTCCTGGCTGGGCTGGTCACTGGGGCCGGGGGCCGCTGGCCCGCTCCCCGCCTCaggggccgccgccgccgccgccgccatctTGCTCGCGGCCCGTTTCTTCCCGCCTCTCCCTCCACGAGCTGCTTTTCCCTTCTTGGGCGCCCTGGTAGCCTGGAAGGACAACAGGGAGATGCCAGAAGGGCTCTGGTTGAGGGAAGAGGATGGAGGAGGCTGGGAACAGGGACGTTTCCTCAGAGGCGGGCGGGCCGGGTGGGGGGCTGTGCCAGGGGAGGCCGGGAGAGGATTCTGGTGAGGAAGGAGGCGAGGGGAAGCCGAGGAGGAGCTTGGGTGGGTCCCTCACCTTCTTCTTCGGGCTACTGGGGCTCTGCTGAGAAGAGGACTTCCTCTTTCGGCTCTCCTTGGTCATGGCCGGGGATCCCGAGGCTCTCGGCTTCGGACTCATCTTCCACA
The sequence above is drawn from the Theropithecus gelada isolate Dixy chromosome X, Tgel_1.0, whole genome shotgun sequence genome and encodes:
- the LOC112615987 gene encoding LOW QUALITY PROTEIN: testis-specific basic protein Y 1-like (The sequence of the model RefSeq protein was modified relative to this genomic sequence to represent the inferred CDS: deleted 1 base in 1 codon), which translates into the protein MSPKPRASGSPAMTKESRKRKSSSQQSPSSPKKKATRAPKKGKAARGGRGGKKRAASKMAAAAAAAPEAGSGPAAPGPSDQPSQELPQHELPPEEPVSEGTQDDPLSQESQLEEPLSRGRPATPPSP